The Psychrobacillus sp. FSL K6-2836 nucleotide sequence CTTTTGCAGGAGAGTAGCTTGAAGATGATGCATCGAGCTAATATTTTCGCTATGTATGTAAGTCCAACTGGCAGAGGAAAAGGTATTGGTAAAGCTCTAATGGAATTGGCAATTGAACAAGCAAAAGTAAGCAGGGAAATTGAAAAGATAAACCTATCCGTAGTTTCAAGTAATGAGGCAGCAAAGAATCTGTATCTTCAATTAGGTTTTAAGGTATTTGGGACAGAAGAGATGGCATTGAAGGTAGGGAATACTTTTTACGAAGAACAGCATATGTCGTTAATCTTGAAATGAAAGTAAGGGGGAAGTGAAATAAATACTCACATCCATTGGCGGACACTTATGCATTAATAGCAAAGACAGGAGAATAATATGAAAGAATTAACAGAAGAAATAAGAACGTTTCGGGATGAGCGAGGTTGGGGAGGAAATCATGATGCACGTAGTCTTGCGATTT carries:
- a CDS encoding GNAT family N-acetyltransferase; translation: MEYRQLVAEDASAYWKLRLEALQNSPEAFGTSYEEAIQRDNPIERVKDNLKVKGNYTFGAFDQYKLIGMVTLLQESSLKMMHRANIFAMYVSPTGRGKGIGKALMELAIEQAKVSREIEKINLSVVSSNEAAKNLYLQLGFKVFGTEEMALKVGNTFYEEQHMSLILK